A stretch of bacterium DNA encodes these proteins:
- the gatD gene encoding Glu-tRNA(Gln) amidotransferase subunit GatD, with protein sequence MTDALQPDNGAFEGYRPPTRDLLARENAPVWSQVTLHTDRGDFAGLILPRSETADADHIVLKLATGYNIGVRWDTVERISVHGRKEAHYQIPEKAFPFDPQKPRVKLFGTGGTIASRLDYRTGAVIPAFSPGELYGSVPELADICNMETEKLYGVFSENMGPEQWLGTARAIAAEIEKGVAGIVVGHGTDTMHHTAAALSFMLQDAPVPIVMVGSQRSSDRPSSDAAINLINATRTAATSDIAEVMVCMFGPTSDEYGLLHRGTRVRKMHSSYRSTFRTLSDIPLGKVDERGVTPFRDDYKRRRDDRSVRLVDVFDDRVSLVYYYPNMKPDIIDSLVDNGYRGIVIAGTGLGHVNKPLYPALDRARAAGVHVYMTVQTLWGYVQMYVYETGREIMGKGVVPAANMLPEVAYVKLGWALGQTQDPAEVARIMLSPVNGETTAREPHNGYLLLQGGIPEVDAFISSHWK encoded by the coding sequence ATGACCGACGCCCTGCAGCCGGACAACGGCGCCTTCGAGGGCTACCGCCCCCCCACCCGCGACCTCCTCGCGCGCGAGAACGCGCCGGTGTGGAGTCAGGTCACCCTGCACACCGACCGCGGCGACTTCGCCGGCCTGATCCTGCCCCGCAGCGAGACCGCCGACGCCGACCACATCGTGCTGAAGCTCGCCACCGGCTACAACATCGGCGTGCGCTGGGACACGGTCGAGCGCATCAGCGTGCACGGGCGCAAGGAGGCCCACTACCAGATCCCGGAGAAGGCCTTCCCCTTCGATCCGCAGAAGCCCCGCGTGAAGCTCTTCGGCACCGGCGGCACCATCGCCAGCCGGCTCGACTACCGCACCGGCGCCGTGATCCCGGCCTTCAGCCCGGGCGAGCTGTACGGTTCGGTGCCCGAGCTGGCCGACATCTGCAACATGGAGACCGAGAAGCTCTACGGCGTGTTCAGCGAGAACATGGGCCCGGAGCAGTGGCTCGGCACGGCGCGGGCCATCGCCGCCGAGATCGAAAAGGGCGTGGCCGGCATCGTCGTCGGCCACGGCACCGACACCATGCACCACACCGCGGCCGCCCTGTCGTTCATGCTGCAGGACGCGCCGGTGCCCATCGTCATGGTCGGCAGCCAGCGCTCGAGCGACCGGCCCAGCAGCGACGCGGCCATCAACCTGATCAACGCCACCCGCACCGCCGCGACCAGCGACATCGCCGAGGTCATGGTGTGCATGTTCGGCCCCACCAGCGACGAGTACGGCCTGCTGCACCGCGGCACGCGCGTGCGCAAGATGCACTCGTCGTACCGCTCGACCTTCCGCACCCTGAGCGACATCCCCCTCGGCAAGGTCGACGAGCGAGGGGTCACGCCGTTCCGGGACGACTACAAGCGGCGCCGGGACGACCGCAGCGTGCGCCTGGTCGACGTTTTCGACGACCGCGTCAGCCTGGTCTACTACTACCCCAACATGAAACCGGACATCATCGACTCCCTCGTCGACAACGGCTACCGGGGCATCGTCATCGCCGGCACCGGCCTCGGCCACGTGAACAAGCCCCTCTACCCCGCCCTGGACCGGGCCCGCGCCGCCGGCGTCCACGTCTACATGACCGTGCAGACCCTGTGGGGCTACGTGCAGATGTACGTCTACGAGACGGGCCGCGAGATCATGGGCAAGGGCGTGGTCCCGGCCGCGAACATGCTGCCGGAGGTGGCCTACGTGAAGCTGGGCTGGGCCCTGGGCCAGACCCAGGACCCGGCCGAGGTCGCCCGGATCATGCTGTCCCCGGTGAACGGCGAAACCACGGCCCGGGAGCCCCACAACGGCTATCTGCTGCTGCAGGGCGGGATTCCCGAGGTCGACGCCTTCATTTCCAGCCACTGGAAGTAG